In one window of Amblyomma americanum isolate KBUSLIRL-KWMA chromosome 9, ASM5285725v1, whole genome shotgun sequence DNA:
- the LOC144104527 gene encoding venom protease-like produces the protein MIHVVFGVSLLFLTFHSLSAEDLFLNGPECGISDPSRRIVNGKAAQEDQFPWMVFLRVHFPGQATRCGGSIITKRHVLTAGHCTLLNDEEAVTIDAIYGSNDINKGTKLRVMKMLRHPQFDPAKFHNDIALLLVDKPFEYGSSARPICLPSQPVNIFNSDVMVAGWGFLEQDGKAVDYLRYTVVKVVPNARCADKFQHTGYKTELMYCAYRLNTDACQGDSGGPLMTRVDDGRYVQVGIVSYGIGCALDDMPGVYARLETFVPWMMSYIDKYASYKDLKMSEPT, from the exons ATGATTCATGTCGTCTTTGGAGTCAGCCTGCTGTTTTTGACTTTCCATTCG CTGTCCGCGGAGGACTTATTTCTCAATGGCCCAG AATGCGGGATATCGGACCCCTCAAGGAGAATTGTCAATGGAAAGGCGGCACAAGAGGATCAGTTTCCATGGATG GTTTTCCTCAGGGTGCACTTTCCGGGACAGGCAACGCGGTGCGGCGGAAGCATCATAACAAAACGACACGTGCTTACGGCCGGACACTGCACGCTACT AAACGACGAAGAAGCTGTGACAATAGACGCCATCTACGGCAGTAATGACATCAACAAAGGGACGAAGCTCAGGGTCATGAAGATGCTGCGGCATCCCCAGTTTGATCCGGCCAAGTTCCACAATGATATCGCCCTTTTACTG GTCGACAAACCGTTCGAGTACGGCAGTAGTGCAAGACCGATATGTCTTCCATCGCAACCGGTGAACATCTTCAACTCTGACGTCATGGTCGCCGGCTGGGGATTTCTCGAGCAAG ACGGCAAAGCAGTGGACTACCTCCGGTACACGGTCGTCAAAGTTGTGCCCAATGCTCGGTGCGCGGACAAGTTCCAGCACACGGGCTACAAGACAGAACTCATGTACTGCGCATATCGGCTCAACACCGACGCCTGCCAG GGCGATTCGGGAGGACCTCTGATGACCCGTGTGGACGACGGCCGCTACGTCCAGGTCGGCATCGTCTCGTACGGCATCGGATGCGCCCTGGACGACATGCCCGGGGTGTATGCTCGCCTAGAAACCTTCGTGCCCTGGATGATGAGCTACATCGACAAGTACGCGAGCTACAAGGACCTCAAAATGAGCGAGCCCACATAA